In Verrucomicrobiia bacterium, a single window of DNA contains:
- a CDS encoding ABC transporter permease, whose protein sequence is MNDLKFAFRQLLKTPGFTAVAVFTLALGIGATTAVFSVVDSVLLKPLPFEEPGKLVQVWEAPGPGQRNWASPGAFLDWREHGNVFEDLSLLDSRRLNLTGEGSPELISGVGMSASGLRILRARPFLGRVFAPDEDQPGKDQVVVLSHGFWQRRLGGDASVVGRTLQLDGRSHTVIGVLAPMVLPWGPADFIVPMAVRPNDSNQRGSHWLQVFGRLKPGETVERAGTELSAVAAQLRPLYPAWKQGWGATLVPLHEQITGDSRPTLLVLFGAVGCVLLIACSNVANLLLARSSGRQKEMAVRAALGAGRWRIVRQLLTESVLLSLTGALLGLLIAFWAVGAIKHLNAVNLPRAGELGLDLRVLGFSVLISLLAGVVFGLVPALQTSRIHLNDMLKEGARTSGTGPRNRVRSGLIIAEVALSLVLLVGAGLLLNSFVRLAHVPPGINPRNVLTMQVTLPEKRYPDAAGRTDFFERALERIGALPGVEAAGVVGRRPVGGGSMDTTFVIAGRSDAPPTGHGVDFDFCTPDYFQAAGIPLRKGRPFAWSDKVGSPRVVIINEALARQHFPNQDPLGQRIHLDVATGNIDEGWEVVGVVGDVRQHALRGQTDRSGNVCRRISGPAGRGDVCQLAARAPRGPTGSHGGAENGVR, encoded by the coding sequence ATGAATGATCTCAAGTTCGCCTTCCGCCAGTTGCTGAAGACTCCCGGCTTCACCGCGGTGGCTGTGTTCACTCTGGCGCTCGGTATCGGCGCGACGACCGCCGTGTTCAGTGTCGTGGACTCGGTGCTATTGAAACCGCTGCCATTCGAAGAGCCGGGGAAGTTGGTGCAGGTGTGGGAGGCTCCCGGACCCGGTCAACGGAACTGGGCGTCGCCGGGCGCCTTTCTCGACTGGCGGGAGCACGGCAATGTCTTTGAAGACCTGTCGCTCCTGGACAGCCGGAGGTTGAACCTCACCGGCGAAGGAAGCCCCGAACTGATCAGCGGCGTGGGAATGTCCGCCAGCGGTCTCCGAATTCTTCGGGCACGGCCCTTCCTGGGCCGCGTCTTCGCGCCGGATGAGGACCAGCCGGGCAAGGACCAGGTGGTCGTGCTGAGTCACGGATTCTGGCAGCGCCGCCTGGGTGGCGACGCGTCCGTGGTGGGGCGCACCCTCCAACTCGATGGCCGGAGCCACACGGTGATTGGCGTCCTCGCCCCGATGGTCCTGCCGTGGGGGCCGGCAGATTTCATCGTCCCGATGGCGGTCCGTCCGAATGACAGCAACCAGCGCGGCTCACACTGGCTCCAGGTCTTTGGCCGCTTGAAACCCGGCGAGACCGTGGAACGGGCCGGAACTGAACTGTCGGCGGTGGCCGCCCAGCTCCGTCCCCTGTATCCGGCGTGGAAGCAGGGCTGGGGTGCGACCCTCGTGCCGTTGCATGAACAGATCACGGGCGACTCCAGGCCAACGCTGCTCGTGTTGTTCGGCGCCGTGGGTTGCGTGTTGCTGATTGCCTGCAGCAACGTCGCGAACCTGCTGCTGGCCAGATCGTCAGGACGCCAGAAGGAAATGGCCGTCCGGGCCGCGCTGGGCGCCGGCCGGTGGCGTATCGTGCGGCAGTTGCTGACGGAGAGCGTGCTGTTGTCCCTGACCGGCGCCCTGCTCGGACTGCTGATCGCCTTCTGGGCCGTCGGTGCGATCAAGCACCTGAATGCCGTGAACCTGCCCCGCGCGGGGGAACTGGGCCTGGACCTCCGCGTGCTGGGATTCTCGGTGCTGATCTCCCTCCTCGCCGGGGTGGTGTTCGGTCTGGTGCCCGCCCTTCAGACCTCGCGGATCCATCTGAACGACATGCTCAAGGAGGGCGCACGCACTTCCGGCACCGGTCCACGGAACCGTGTGCGCAGCGGGTTGATCATCGCCGAGGTGGCGCTCTCCCTCGTTCTACTGGTCGGCGCCGGCTTGTTGCTGAACAGCTTCGTTCGTCTCGCCCACGTTCCGCCAGGCATCAATCCACGGAACGTCCTGACGATGCAGGTGACTCTGCCGGAGAAAAGGTATCCGGACGCCGCGGGCCGGACGGATTTTTTTGAGCGGGCGCTGGAACGGATCGGCGCTCTCCCAGGCGTCGAAGCGGCCGGGGTGGTCGGAAGGCGGCCGGTTGGCGGTGGGTCGATGGACACGACTTTCGTGATTGCCGGCCGGTCGGATGCACCGCCGACCGGCCACGGTGTGGACTTTGATTTTTGCACGCCGGACTATTTCCAGGCGGCGGGAATTCCACTGCGCAAGGGCCGGCCTTTTGCGTGGAGCGACAAGGTCGGTTCGCCACGTGTGGTCATCATCAACGAAGCCCTCGCCCGTCAGCATTTCCCGAATCAGGATCCGTTGGGTCAGCGCATCCATCTCGACGTGGCCACGGGCAACATCGACGAAGGCTGGGAGGTTGTCGGCGTCGTCGGCGATGTCCGGCAGCATGCTTTACGAGGTCAAACCGACCGATCCGGCAACGTTTGCCGGCGTATCTCTGGTCCTGCTGGGCGTGGCGATGTTTGCCAGCTGGCTGCCCGCGCGCCGCGCGGCCCGACTGGATCCCATGGAGGCGCTGAGAACGGAGTGAGATGA
- the kdpC gene encoding K(+)-transporting ATPase subunit C, which yields MKSLISSLRLVIVTMLICVAGYTAIILAVGQIATPDTANGHLITDSDGKIIGSRLIAQKFEQPHYFWPRPSAAGEDGYDATSAAGSNKSPTSGDLTERARQLIERYDASAEKPLPPELAAASGGGLDPHITEHAARYQAERVAKARNVSVSEIETLIGQHAFAPGGALTTGRIVNVLELNLALDSIP from the coding sequence ATGAAATCACTCATCTCCAGCCTTCGACTCGTCATTGTGACGATGCTCATTTGCGTGGCGGGCTACACCGCCATCATCCTGGCCGTCGGCCAGATCGCCACCCCCGATACCGCCAACGGCCATCTGATCACGGATAGCGATGGCAAGATCATCGGCAGCCGGTTGATCGCTCAAAAGTTCGAGCAGCCGCACTACTTCTGGCCGCGGCCCTCGGCTGCGGGCGAAGACGGTTACGACGCGACCAGCGCCGCCGGAAGCAACAAGTCGCCGACCAGCGGCGATCTGACGGAGCGCGCCAGACAACTGATTGAGCGATACGACGCGTCCGCTGAAAAGCCTCTGCCGCCCGAACTCGCCGCAGCGTCCGGGGGCGGCCTGGATCCGCATATCACCGAGCACGCGGCGCGTTATCAGGCTGAACGGGTGGCGAAGGCGCGCAACGTCTCCGTGTCAGAAATCGAAACGCTCATCGGGCAGCACGCCTTCGCTCCGGGCGGCGCGCTCACCACCGGCCGCATCGTCAACGTGCTGGAATTGAATCTGGCGCTGGATTCCATACCGTGA
- the kdpB gene encoding potassium-transporting ATPase subunit KdpB — MTHKASSLFDWNIVGPATADAFKKLNPRLMVRNPVMFVTLVGAVLTTVGIFTSPGERGFVAHLAVWLWFTVLFANFAEAVAEGRGKAQAATLRKARKETMARRLKDGNEARVPATELQKGDTVVCEAGDVIPADGEVIEGIASVDEAAITGESAPVIRESGGDRSAVTGGTRVISDRIVVRVTIEKGHGFLDRMIAMVEGAQRQKTPNEIALTILLSALTLIFLLVAVTLKPFGLFAGTVFSMPVLVALLVCLIPTTIGALLSAIGISGIDRLIRRNVMATSGRAVEAAGDVDVLLLDKTGTITLGNRMATAFVPAQGVVAVKLADAAQLASLADETPEGRSIVVLAKQQFKLRGREVAEPHAKFVPFTAQTRMSGVDFLAMDGHPARTIRKGAADAMRAYVDQQGGAFPSGVGQTVDEISHQGGTPLVVVEGKHVLGVVQLKDVVKGGIKERFAQLRKMGIRTVMITGDNPRTAAAIAAEAGVDDFMAQATPEDKLKRIRSEQAAGHLVAMTGDGTNDAPALAQADVGVAMNTGTQAAREAGNMVDLDSNPTKLMEVVEIGKQLIMTRGALTTFSLANDVAKYFAILPAMFASLYAVQGARGPLSAMDIMRLHSPESAILSAVIFNALIIVGLIPLALRGIAYRPIGAAAILRRNLLIYGLGGIIAPFLGIKLIDLVLAALHLV; from the coding sequence ATGACTCACAAAGCTTCTTCTCTCTTTGACTGGAACATCGTCGGTCCGGCGACTGCGGATGCGTTCAAAAAGCTCAACCCGCGATTGATGGTCAGGAATCCGGTGATGTTCGTCACGCTGGTCGGCGCGGTCCTGACGACCGTTGGAATCTTCACTTCACCGGGCGAACGCGGCTTCGTGGCGCATCTCGCGGTGTGGCTGTGGTTCACGGTTCTGTTCGCCAATTTCGCCGAAGCGGTGGCGGAAGGGCGCGGCAAGGCACAGGCCGCCACGCTGCGCAAGGCTCGGAAAGAAACGATGGCGCGGCGACTGAAGGACGGAAACGAAGCCCGTGTCCCGGCGACGGAGTTGCAGAAGGGCGACACGGTGGTTTGCGAAGCGGGCGATGTAATTCCCGCGGACGGCGAAGTGATTGAAGGCATCGCCAGCGTGGACGAAGCGGCGATCACGGGCGAGTCCGCTCCGGTCATCCGTGAAAGCGGTGGGGACCGCAGCGCCGTAACCGGCGGCACGCGCGTGATCAGCGACCGGATTGTCGTCCGCGTCACGATCGAGAAAGGCCACGGATTTCTCGACCGCATGATCGCGATGGTGGAGGGCGCGCAGCGGCAGAAAACGCCGAACGAGATCGCGCTCACCATTCTGCTCTCGGCGCTCACGCTGATCTTTCTTCTCGTCGCAGTGACCTTGAAACCGTTCGGACTTTTTGCCGGGACGGTGTTCAGCATGCCGGTGCTGGTCGCGCTGCTGGTCTGTTTGATTCCGACCACGATTGGCGCGCTACTGAGCGCGATTGGCATCAGCGGCATTGACCGGCTCATTCGGCGCAATGTCATGGCGACCAGCGGACGCGCGGTCGAGGCGGCAGGTGACGTGGATGTGTTGCTCCTGGACAAGACGGGAACGATCACGCTGGGCAATCGCATGGCGACGGCTTTCGTTCCCGCGCAAGGCGTCGTGGCGGTTAAGCTCGCGGACGCGGCACAGCTCGCATCGTTGGCGGACGAAACACCGGAGGGCCGCAGCATCGTCGTGCTGGCGAAGCAACAGTTCAAGCTGCGCGGTCGCGAAGTCGCCGAGCCACATGCGAAGTTCGTTCCCTTCACGGCGCAAACGCGCATGAGCGGGGTGGATTTTCTGGCGATGGACGGTCATCCGGCACGGACCATCCGCAAAGGAGCGGCGGACGCGATGCGCGCCTATGTGGATCAGCAAGGCGGCGCGTTTCCCTCCGGGGTCGGTCAGACGGTGGATGAAATCTCCCACCAAGGCGGCACTCCGCTCGTGGTCGTGGAAGGCAAACATGTCCTCGGTGTTGTCCAGCTCAAGGATGTGGTCAAAGGCGGGATCAAGGAACGCTTCGCGCAATTGCGCAAGATGGGCATTCGCACTGTGATGATCACGGGTGATAATCCGCGCACCGCCGCTGCCATTGCCGCCGAGGCAGGTGTGGACGACTTCATGGCGCAGGCCACACCCGAAGACAAACTCAAGCGCATCCGCTCCGAACAGGCCGCCGGCCATCTGGTCGCGATGACCGGCGACGGCACAAACGACGCGCCCGCCCTCGCGCAAGCCGACGTAGGCGTGGCGATGAACACCGGCACGCAAGCCGCGCGTGAGGCGGGCAACATGGTGGATCTGGACAGCAATCCGACGAAGCTCATGGAAGTCGTCGAAATCGGCAAACAACTCATCATGACGCGCGGCGCGCTGACGACGTTCAGTCTGGCCAACGACGTGGCGAAGTATTTCGCCATTCTGCCGGCGATGTTCGCCAGCCTCTACGCGGTCCAAGGCGCGCGCGGTCCGCTGTCCGCGATGGACATCATGCGACTGCATTCGCCGGAGTCGGCCATTTTAAGCGCCGTGATTTTCAACGCCCTCATCATCGTCGGGCTGATACCGCTCGCCTTGCGAGGCATTGCCTACCGGCCCATCGGCGCGGCGGCGATCCTGCGACGCAATCTGCTGATCTACGGCCTTGGTGGCATCATCGCACCGTTCCTTGGCATCAAACTGATCGACCTTGTGCTGGCCGCTTTGCACCTCGTCTGA
- the kdpA gene encoding potassium-transporting ATPase subunit A, with product MNAILLIALIVGGTAVLSWPLGRYMKWAMDPNVSNGVAGKFDRLFHLFGGRCTGERLNWKQYMVSMMVFNVVMFVVSFAIMALQHHLPLNPDGQEAVEGSLIFNTAASFTSNTNLQHYSGESTYSYLSQLFALMWLQFVSAATGIAALTAMARGLAGRKDMGNFLLDVQRATFLVLLPLALIVATLMVLGGMPMTLAGAAQATTLEGIEQTIARGPVAAFLAIKQLGTNGGGFFGPNCTHPFENPTSWTNTLAMISIILVPMACVWMFGRIIGRMRHATVVFSVMLVFLLVKIAGSVWFEQAPTQAFTGLPIEQNVGNLEGKELRFGAPQGSGPLWSVLTTSTSNGSVGAMHDSLNPLTGLMPMIGMWLNATFGGVGVGMINMFIYIVLAVFVAGMMVGRTPEYLSRRIEAREVKLAVIALFAHAFFILGGTAIFAATPWGQETLNNTGAHGFSEILYEFSSASANNGSGFEGLGDNTVPWNVATGIVMLLARFIPIILPLAIAGSLAAKKPTAQSSGTLGVEDGTFGVMLGATIVFIGALTFFPVAALGPIAEHLQFMR from the coding sequence ATGAATGCCATTCTTCTGATTGCACTGATTGTTGGGGGCACGGCCGTCCTGTCCTGGCCGCTGGGCCGCTACATGAAATGGGCGATGGACCCAAACGTGTCGAACGGAGTCGCGGGAAAGTTCGATCGGCTGTTTCATCTCTTTGGCGGACGCTGTACGGGCGAGCGGCTAAACTGGAAGCAATACATGGTCTCGATGATGGTCTTCAACGTGGTCATGTTCGTCGTGAGTTTCGCAATCATGGCGCTCCAACACCATCTGCCGCTCAATCCGGACGGACAGGAAGCCGTCGAGGGAAGCCTGATCTTCAACACCGCCGCCTCGTTTACCTCGAACACCAACCTGCAACACTATTCCGGCGAATCCACCTACAGCTACCTCTCGCAGCTTTTCGCGTTGATGTGGCTGCAGTTCGTTTCCGCCGCCACGGGCATCGCCGCTTTGACGGCGATGGCGCGCGGCCTGGCCGGACGCAAGGACATGGGCAACTTCTTGCTCGATGTGCAGCGCGCCACGTTTCTCGTTCTGCTACCGCTGGCCCTGATTGTCGCCACGCTCATGGTTCTGGGCGGAATGCCCATGACGCTGGCGGGGGCAGCACAGGCAACCACGCTGGAAGGCATCGAGCAGACGATTGCGCGTGGGCCGGTCGCGGCGTTTCTGGCGATCAAGCAACTCGGCACGAACGGCGGCGGTTTCTTCGGCCCGAACTGCACGCATCCGTTCGAGAACCCGACCTCCTGGACCAACACGCTGGCGATGATCTCCATCATCCTGGTTCCGATGGCGTGCGTGTGGATGTTCGGGCGCATCATCGGGCGGATGCGCCATGCGACGGTCGTGTTCAGCGTAATGCTCGTCTTCTTGCTGGTGAAAATCGCGGGCTCGGTTTGGTTTGAGCAGGCGCCGACGCAGGCGTTTACCGGCCTGCCGATCGAGCAGAACGTTGGCAATCTTGAAGGCAAGGAACTGCGCTTTGGCGCGCCGCAGGGCAGCGGCCCACTGTGGAGCGTGTTGACGACTTCCACGAGCAACGGATCCGTGGGGGCAATGCATGACAGCCTCAATCCCCTGACCGGCCTCATGCCGATGATCGGCATGTGGCTGAACGCGACCTTCGGCGGCGTAGGCGTCGGCATGATCAACATGTTCATCTACATCGTCCTCGCCGTGTTTGTTGCGGGGATGATGGTGGGGCGCACGCCGGAGTATTTGAGTCGGCGCATCGAGGCGCGCGAAGTGAAGCTGGCCGTCATCGCGCTCTTCGCGCATGCGTTCTTCATTCTCGGCGGAACGGCCATCTTCGCCGCGACGCCGTGGGGGCAGGAGACGTTGAACAACACCGGAGCGCACGGCTTCAGCGAAATCCTCTACGAGTTCAGTTCCGCGTCGGCGAACAACGGATCAGGTTTCGAGGGCTTGGGTGACAACACCGTGCCGTGGAACGTGGCCACGGGCATCGTCATGCTCCTGGCGCGATTCATTCCGATCATCCTGCCGTTGGCGATTGCCGGTTCGCTGGCTGCGAAGAAGCCTACAGCGCAATCGTCCGGCACGCTGGGCGTGGAAGACGGCACGTTCGGCGTGATGCTGGGGGCGACCATCGTCTTCATCGGCGCGCTGACATTTTTCCCGGTCGCTGCGCTCGGACCGATTGCCGAACACCTGCAATTCATGAGGTAA
- the kdpF gene encoding K(+)-transporting ATPase subunit F, protein METIIVGIIALLLFLYLFAAMIRPEKF, encoded by the coding sequence ATGGAAACCATCATTGTCGGCATCATCGCATTGCTCCTGTTTCTCTACCTGTTCGCGGCCATGATCCGGCCCGAAAAGTTCTGA